In Vespa velutina chromosome 1, iVesVel2.1, whole genome shotgun sequence, the following proteins share a genomic window:
- the LOC124948050 gene encoding solute carrier family 28 member 3-like isoform X2 — MPGIMNLGFEENELENLESGTQNKKSYEKEEEDNVSKKKFDLLVTTRNAMEAYISRHRRIVKFLALILLNSLVVIYFAFATNYWVKNKECMTLNVLLTLFLIYMIFIPIKKELTIKISDFLNFVLVFSFLFFFLLLAKDCGFCWCTGYGMLLLLLGFTYTGLFYYCVIKRYFAKSICRFFGPVGRFIERLKKTRYGFRMFVTLIYLLILTAIVAFLIIDTLHSTNRLISGLGVVILLLLGWIFSKHRAHINWRPVLCGIIMQFLFGLFTIRWSVGRNIFDCISNKITTFLDYAKEGDEFIFSEELVQKGIFAFSVIPVIFFFSCFIQILYYIGVMQWVVMKFGWGLQCIMGTTICESLNSVSNTFIGMTESLLLIKPYVSKLTSSEIHAVMCSGFASVSGSVFAAYVKFGADPAHLLIASVMSAPAALCYSKLFYPETEESQTNSDNIQLEKSNDSGILDAASNGALAAIPVILGIIANIIAFISFVAFINGLLFWFGQLLGFNDWKFQYFLSKIFMPLSWIMGVPWNECEDVGYLIGIKTVINEFIAYKELGIYKEQNRLSSRSEAIATYALCGFSNPACIGIMIGSLSNLAPNKKKEITDVTIRAFISGSAVCFLTASVAGMLIDDTSSHMVNVTSNYTLEY, encoded by the exons ATGCCTGGAATAATGAATCTAGGATTTGAAGAG AACGAGTTAGAAAATCTAGAAAGTGGCACGCAGAATAAGAAATCgtacgagaaagaagag GAGGACAATGTAtccaaaaagaaattcgactTACTTGTGACGACACGTAATGCCATGGAAGCATACATTTCGAGGCATCGAAGAATTGTCAAATTTCTAGCCTTGATACTGTTAAATAGTCTCGTAGTGATCTACTTTGCCTTTGCCACCAACTATTGGGTCAAAAACAAAGAATGTATGACATTGAACGTATTGTTAACGTTGTTCCTTATATACATGATTTTCAttcctataaaaaaagaactaacaATTAAGATAAGTGACTTCCTTAATTtcgttcttgttttttcttttctttttttttttcttcttttagcaAAGGATTGCGGTTTCTGCTGGTGTACCGGTTATGGTATGCTCTTGTTACTCTTGGGTTTCACATATACcggattattttattactgtGTAATTAAGCGATATTTTGCAAAATCTATTTGTCGTTTCTTTGGACCGGTTGGAAGATTTATTGAAAGGCTAAAAAAGACAAG ATATGGATTTCGAATGTTCGTAACActgatatatttgttaatactCACGGCCATCGTTGCCTTTCTCATCATCGATACCTTACATTCGACGAATAGACTGATCAGTGGCCTTGGTGTCGTAATCCTATTGCTTCTAGGATGGATATTCTCAAAACATCGGGCTCac ATCAATTGGAGACCAGTTTTGTGTGGTATAATAATGCAATTTTTATTCGGTTTATTTACCATACGTTGGTCCGTCGGccgaaatatttttgattgcATTTCAAACAAAATAACGACCTTTTTGGATTACGCGAAAGAAGgcgatgaatttattttctcagaGGAACTTGTTCAAAAAGGAATTTTCGCTTTTTCG gTCATTCcagttattttcttctttagctgtttcattcaaatattatattatattggaGTTATGCAGTGGGTGGTTATGAAATTTGGATGGGGTTTGCAATGTATCATGGGAACCACGATATGCGAATCGTTGAATAGTGTATCAAATACATTCATTGGAAtg aCCGAATctcttttattgataaaacCATATGTCAGTAAACTGACATCTTCCGAAATTCATGCCGTTATGTGTTCTGGGTTTGCCTCGGTTTCAG GTAGTGTTTTTGCTGCATATGTCAAATTTGGTGCCGATCCGGCACATTTACTGATAGCATCAGTAATGTCAGCCCCGGCTGCCCTTTGttattctaaattattttatcctgAGACAGAGGAAAGTCAAACCAATTCGGACAACATCCAATTGGAGAAATC aAATGATTCTGGAATTTTGGATGCTGCGAGTAATGGAGCACTGGCAGCAATTCCTGTAATACTTGGTATAATAGCTAATATTATAGcttttatatcatttgttGCCTTCATCAATGGTCTACTCTTTTGGTTCGGTCAACTTTTGGGATTTAACGATTGGAAGTTCCag tatttcttatcaaaaatttttatgcCATTGAGTTGGATCATGGGTGTACCGTGGAATGAATGCGAAGATGTTGGATACTTGATAGGAATAAAGACTGTCATTAATGAATTCATCGCTTATAAAGAACTTGGAATATATAAAGAACAGAATAGACTTTCTAGTAGATCTGAAGCCATTGCCACCTATGCCCTTTGTGGATTTTCTAATCCTGCATGCATCGGTATCATGATTGGTTCTTTAAGCAATTTAGCaccaaataagaaaaaagagatcacTGATGTTACAATAAGAGCATTTATCTCTGGCAGTGCTGTTTGTTTTCTCACAGCTTCTGTTGCCG gTATGCTGATAGACGATACTTCCTCTCATATGGTTAATGTAACTTCCAATTATACTCTCgagtattaa
- the LOC124948050 gene encoding solute carrier family 28 member 3-like isoform X3, with the protein MPGIMNLGFEENELENLESGTQNKKSYEKEESIFPIQEDNVSKKKFDLLVTTRNAMEAYISRHRRIVKFLALILLNSLVVIYFAFATNYWVKNKECMTLNVLLTLFLIYMIFIPIKKELTIKISDFLNFVLVFSFLFFFLLLAKDCGFCWCTGYGMLLLLLGFTYTGLFYYCVIKRYFAKSICRFFGPVGRFIERLKKTRLISGLGVVILLLLGWIFSKHRAHINWRPVLCGIIMQFLFGLFTIRWSVGRNIFDCISNKITTFLDYAKEGDEFIFSEELVQKGIFAFSVIPVIFFFSCFIQILYYIGVMQWVVMKFGWGLQCIMGTTICESLNSVSNTFIGMTESLLLIKPYVSKLTSSEIHAVMCSGFASVSGSVFAAYVKFGADPAHLLIASVMSAPAALCYSKLFYPETEESQTNSDNIQLEKSNDSGILDAASNGALAAIPVILGIIANIIAFISFVAFINGLLFWFGQLLGFNDWKFQYFLSKIFMPLSWIMGVPWNECEDVGYLIGIKTVINEFIAYKELGIYKEQNRLSSRSEAIATYALCGFSNPACIGIMIGSLSNLAPNKKKEITDVTIRAFISGSAVCFLTASVAGMLIDDTSSHMVNVTSNYTLEY; encoded by the exons ATGCCTGGAATAATGAATCTAGGATTTGAAGAG AACGAGTTAGAAAATCTAGAAAGTGGCACGCAGAATAAGAAATCgtacgagaaagaagag TCTATCTTTCCTATACAGGAGGACAATGTAtccaaaaagaaattcgactTACTTGTGACGACACGTAATGCCATGGAAGCATACATTTCGAGGCATCGAAGAATTGTCAAATTTCTAGCCTTGATACTGTTAAATAGTCTCGTAGTGATCTACTTTGCCTTTGCCACCAACTATTGGGTCAAAAACAAAGAATGTATGACATTGAACGTATTGTTAACGTTGTTCCTTATATACATGATTTTCAttcctataaaaaaagaactaacaATTAAGATAAGTGACTTCCTTAATTtcgttcttgttttttcttttctttttttttttcttcttttagcaAAGGATTGCGGTTTCTGCTGGTGTACCGGTTATGGTATGCTCTTGTTACTCTTGGGTTTCACATATACcggattattttattactgtGTAATTAAGCGATATTTTGCAAAATCTATTTGTCGTTTCTTTGGACCGGTTGGAAGATTTATTGAAAGGCTAAAAAAGACAAG ACTGATCAGTGGCCTTGGTGTCGTAATCCTATTGCTTCTAGGATGGATATTCTCAAAACATCGGGCTCac ATCAATTGGAGACCAGTTTTGTGTGGTATAATAATGCAATTTTTATTCGGTTTATTTACCATACGTTGGTCCGTCGGccgaaatatttttgattgcATTTCAAACAAAATAACGACCTTTTTGGATTACGCGAAAGAAGgcgatgaatttattttctcagaGGAACTTGTTCAAAAAGGAATTTTCGCTTTTTCG gTCATTCcagttattttcttctttagctgtttcattcaaatattatattatattggaGTTATGCAGTGGGTGGTTATGAAATTTGGATGGGGTTTGCAATGTATCATGGGAACCACGATATGCGAATCGTTGAATAGTGTATCAAATACATTCATTGGAAtg aCCGAATctcttttattgataaaacCATATGTCAGTAAACTGACATCTTCCGAAATTCATGCCGTTATGTGTTCTGGGTTTGCCTCGGTTTCAG GTAGTGTTTTTGCTGCATATGTCAAATTTGGTGCCGATCCGGCACATTTACTGATAGCATCAGTAATGTCAGCCCCGGCTGCCCTTTGttattctaaattattttatcctgAGACAGAGGAAAGTCAAACCAATTCGGACAACATCCAATTGGAGAAATC aAATGATTCTGGAATTTTGGATGCTGCGAGTAATGGAGCACTGGCAGCAATTCCTGTAATACTTGGTATAATAGCTAATATTATAGcttttatatcatttgttGCCTTCATCAATGGTCTACTCTTTTGGTTCGGTCAACTTTTGGGATTTAACGATTGGAAGTTCCag tatttcttatcaaaaatttttatgcCATTGAGTTGGATCATGGGTGTACCGTGGAATGAATGCGAAGATGTTGGATACTTGATAGGAATAAAGACTGTCATTAATGAATTCATCGCTTATAAAGAACTTGGAATATATAAAGAACAGAATAGACTTTCTAGTAGATCTGAAGCCATTGCCACCTATGCCCTTTGTGGATTTTCTAATCCTGCATGCATCGGTATCATGATTGGTTCTTTAAGCAATTTAGCaccaaataagaaaaaagagatcacTGATGTTACAATAAGAGCATTTATCTCTGGCAGTGCTGTTTGTTTTCTCACAGCTTCTGTTGCCG gTATGCTGATAGACGATACTTCCTCTCATATGGTTAATGTAACTTCCAATTATACTCTCgagtattaa
- the LOC124948050 gene encoding solute carrier family 28 member 3-like isoform X1 has product MPGIMNLGFEENELENLESGTQNKKSYEKEESIFPIQEDNVSKKKFDLLVTTRNAMEAYISRHRRIVKFLALILLNSLVVIYFAFATNYWVKNKECMTLNVLLTLFLIYMIFIPIKKELTIKISDFLNFVLVFSFLFFFLLLAKDCGFCWCTGYGMLLLLLGFTYTGLFYYCVIKRYFAKSICRFFGPVGRFIERLKKTRYGFRMFVTLIYLLILTAIVAFLIIDTLHSTNRLISGLGVVILLLLGWIFSKHRAHINWRPVLCGIIMQFLFGLFTIRWSVGRNIFDCISNKITTFLDYAKEGDEFIFSEELVQKGIFAFSVIPVIFFFSCFIQILYYIGVMQWVVMKFGWGLQCIMGTTICESLNSVSNTFIGMTESLLLIKPYVSKLTSSEIHAVMCSGFASVSGSVFAAYVKFGADPAHLLIASVMSAPAALCYSKLFYPETEESQTNSDNIQLEKSNDSGILDAASNGALAAIPVILGIIANIIAFISFVAFINGLLFWFGQLLGFNDWKFQYFLSKIFMPLSWIMGVPWNECEDVGYLIGIKTVINEFIAYKELGIYKEQNRLSSRSEAIATYALCGFSNPACIGIMIGSLSNLAPNKKKEITDVTIRAFISGSAVCFLTASVAGMLIDDTSSHMVNVTSNYTLEY; this is encoded by the exons ATGCCTGGAATAATGAATCTAGGATTTGAAGAG AACGAGTTAGAAAATCTAGAAAGTGGCACGCAGAATAAGAAATCgtacgagaaagaagag TCTATCTTTCCTATACAGGAGGACAATGTAtccaaaaagaaattcgactTACTTGTGACGACACGTAATGCCATGGAAGCATACATTTCGAGGCATCGAAGAATTGTCAAATTTCTAGCCTTGATACTGTTAAATAGTCTCGTAGTGATCTACTTTGCCTTTGCCACCAACTATTGGGTCAAAAACAAAGAATGTATGACATTGAACGTATTGTTAACGTTGTTCCTTATATACATGATTTTCAttcctataaaaaaagaactaacaATTAAGATAAGTGACTTCCTTAATTtcgttcttgttttttcttttctttttttttttcttcttttagcaAAGGATTGCGGTTTCTGCTGGTGTACCGGTTATGGTATGCTCTTGTTACTCTTGGGTTTCACATATACcggattattttattactgtGTAATTAAGCGATATTTTGCAAAATCTATTTGTCGTTTCTTTGGACCGGTTGGAAGATTTATTGAAAGGCTAAAAAAGACAAG ATATGGATTTCGAATGTTCGTAACActgatatatttgttaatactCACGGCCATCGTTGCCTTTCTCATCATCGATACCTTACATTCGACGAATAGACTGATCAGTGGCCTTGGTGTCGTAATCCTATTGCTTCTAGGATGGATATTCTCAAAACATCGGGCTCac ATCAATTGGAGACCAGTTTTGTGTGGTATAATAATGCAATTTTTATTCGGTTTATTTACCATACGTTGGTCCGTCGGccgaaatatttttgattgcATTTCAAACAAAATAACGACCTTTTTGGATTACGCGAAAGAAGgcgatgaatttattttctcagaGGAACTTGTTCAAAAAGGAATTTTCGCTTTTTCG gTCATTCcagttattttcttctttagctgtttcattcaaatattatattatattggaGTTATGCAGTGGGTGGTTATGAAATTTGGATGGGGTTTGCAATGTATCATGGGAACCACGATATGCGAATCGTTGAATAGTGTATCAAATACATTCATTGGAAtg aCCGAATctcttttattgataaaacCATATGTCAGTAAACTGACATCTTCCGAAATTCATGCCGTTATGTGTTCTGGGTTTGCCTCGGTTTCAG GTAGTGTTTTTGCTGCATATGTCAAATTTGGTGCCGATCCGGCACATTTACTGATAGCATCAGTAATGTCAGCCCCGGCTGCCCTTTGttattctaaattattttatcctgAGACAGAGGAAAGTCAAACCAATTCGGACAACATCCAATTGGAGAAATC aAATGATTCTGGAATTTTGGATGCTGCGAGTAATGGAGCACTGGCAGCAATTCCTGTAATACTTGGTATAATAGCTAATATTATAGcttttatatcatttgttGCCTTCATCAATGGTCTACTCTTTTGGTTCGGTCAACTTTTGGGATTTAACGATTGGAAGTTCCag tatttcttatcaaaaatttttatgcCATTGAGTTGGATCATGGGTGTACCGTGGAATGAATGCGAAGATGTTGGATACTTGATAGGAATAAAGACTGTCATTAATGAATTCATCGCTTATAAAGAACTTGGAATATATAAAGAACAGAATAGACTTTCTAGTAGATCTGAAGCCATTGCCACCTATGCCCTTTGTGGATTTTCTAATCCTGCATGCATCGGTATCATGATTGGTTCTTTAAGCAATTTAGCaccaaataagaaaaaagagatcacTGATGTTACAATAAGAGCATTTATCTCTGGCAGTGCTGTTTGTTTTCTCACAGCTTCTGTTGCCG gTATGCTGATAGACGATACTTCCTCTCATATGGTTAATGTAACTTCCAATTATACTCTCgagtattaa
- the LOC124948068 gene encoding ceramide-1-phosphate transfer protein: MAEGSEVCYFDLRVVHDHFDKALVQDDDVDIKAYLDAYNELYKFFQLMGSVFSFVSSDLKQKIDVLGDLLNKNDRNYMTIKTMIEYEKENKLLEKADYVNGARTLLRLHRGLDFIREFLQQLGEISDTDKTSTCCQDAYNKTLAKHHPWVIRKAAVVAMYTMPTRELLFKKVCGVNVQRNVDILPKMLEVTVDVLNRTHTLFELHQLHTLP; this comes from the exons ATGGCGGAAGGATCGGAGGTATGTTATTTCGATTTACGGGTTGTACATGATCATTTTGACAAAGCTCTTGTGCaggatgatgatgttgatatTAAAGCATATTTGGATGCCTACAATGAATTATACAA GTTTTTCCAACTTATGGGCAGTGTATTCAGTTTTGTTTCTTCTGATTTGAAGCAAAAGATCGACGTTCTTGGTgacttattaaataaaaatgatcgaaattaTATGACTATCAAGACCATGATCgagtatgaaaaagaaaacaaacttTTAGAGAAAGCAGATTATGTTAATGGAGCACGTACTTTGCTGCGACTCCACAGGGGTTtag ATTTTATAAGAGAATTTTTACAACAACTAGGAGAGATAAGTGACACCGATAAAACATCTACTTGCTGCCAAGATGCATATAATAAAACCTTAGCAAAACATCATCCATGGGTAATACGTAAAGCTGCAGTAGTAGCAATGTATACTATGCCTACtagagaattattatttaaaaag GTTTGCGGTGTGAATGTACAACGAAATGTAGATATTCTACCAAAAATGCTTGAAGTTACTGTCGATGTACTCAATCGTACTCATACTTTATTTGAATTGCATCAGCTGCACACCTTGCCATGA